In Streptomyces seoulensis, the following are encoded in one genomic region:
- a CDS encoding NACHT domain-containing protein, giving the protein MRGGWHTARARRRLGLGACGVALVALTAVLRFWWLDAAVAGVLISAIGAFVSVVALVADILRGDADPPLRSAAEDRCRAADALAEVVRDQWAAEARFRRLRDPMPIEVRWAPADRRLADHPENVRRDRPLPAPRDAAVEHAPDDFPVPPGRRVVVLGGPGSGKSVLALRFVLGRLAVRAPGGPVPVIVPLAGWDPWRTPLRDWLAGRLAADYPPLAAPDGRRTLARALLDSGLVMPVLDGFDELARPGRAEAVRRVNAELDDDLPLLLTSRKEAWATAVAEGDVLTAAEVVELLPLDLEQAAAHLERTARPLATEDGERATVWTPVLRELRERPGSAPARALTTPLMVSLARAVYGDTSGDPSELLDVKRFPTVASVEEHLLGAFVPAAFAGSGPGAASDAERRLTVLARALQHRDTGRLAWWELESMLPAALRVYTPGLLALAVQALLVLPVMVARVVSGLAGTEDVVSVGATLFGQTLGFAFGAACLLPRDGGLPGRRFILRQTLLTALVSGLLWAAFACTDDLRFGFRYGTLTDGWMPDLLGGCLFSLLFTLFFGIAGLPRRPAPLSLPWSGAAGRAVARVLGAALLLGGAGSAGSVLLDSSRDPWTALIGTTCMAAGTALLVSGTHRQDGPHPGRAGRVGQRFAAGAVRGTAAALLIGITACTTAGLAAVGVTVLKSAGVEDLAGRRIDGWRFASRDGVRTAVTTRPVRGRMLIPGEGARPIAYPGDAEPPDCTIPLLKDRRCRPFISRRTAFESRDGVVVVRLALAGGAAEAYPANLRSVLPEEARGWLTQGPATGLLVRCLPPFVASGVLIGLVGGCVCGVYRALSVPSDIMRATGPGSSLRTDRTASFTRAGVVALLVALVCVPVMVLPGDWGGLAHVGTRLWLPLGAAALALSAWGRFAVARVWLAATGRLPWRLMAFLEDAHRRGVLRRSGACFEFRHLRLQSHLAGGGAEVRGQGGPVDGAWEQAPLRGVPGRGSGQ; this is encoded by the coding sequence ATGCGAGGCGGTTGGCACACGGCACGGGCGCGGCGGCGGCTCGGCCTCGGCGCGTGCGGTGTCGCGCTCGTCGCGCTCACGGCGGTTCTGCGGTTCTGGTGGCTGGACGCGGCGGTCGCGGGCGTCCTGATCTCGGCGATCGGCGCGTTCGTGTCGGTGGTGGCCCTGGTGGCGGACATCCTGCGCGGCGACGCCGACCCGCCGCTGCGCTCGGCGGCCGAGGACCGGTGCCGGGCGGCGGACGCGCTGGCCGAGGTGGTCCGGGACCAGTGGGCGGCGGAGGCACGGTTCCGGCGGCTGCGGGACCCGATGCCGATCGAGGTGCGCTGGGCCCCGGCCGACCGGCGGCTGGCGGACCATCCGGAGAACGTCCGCCGCGACCGGCCGCTGCCCGCCCCGCGCGACGCGGCGGTGGAGCACGCCCCCGACGACTTCCCGGTGCCGCCCGGCCGCCGGGTGGTGGTGCTGGGCGGTCCGGGCTCCGGCAAGAGCGTGCTGGCGCTGCGCTTCGTCCTCGGCCGGCTCGCCGTACGGGCGCCGGGCGGGCCGGTGCCGGTGATCGTCCCGCTGGCCGGCTGGGACCCCTGGCGCACCCCGCTGCGCGACTGGCTCGCCGGGCGGCTGGCCGCCGACTATCCCCCGCTGGCCGCCCCCGACGGCCGGCGCACGCTCGCCCGCGCCCTGCTGGACTCGGGGCTGGTCATGCCGGTGCTGGACGGCTTCGACGAGCTGGCCCGCCCCGGCCGCGCGGAGGCCGTACGGCGGGTCAACGCCGAGCTGGACGACGACCTGCCGCTGCTGCTGACCAGCCGGAAGGAGGCGTGGGCGACGGCGGTGGCCGAGGGGGACGTGCTCACCGCCGCCGAGGTGGTCGAGCTGCTCCCGCTGGACCTGGAGCAGGCCGCCGCCCACCTGGAACGCACCGCCCGGCCGCTGGCGACGGAGGACGGGGAGCGGGCCACGGTGTGGACGCCGGTCCTGCGGGAGCTGCGCGAGCGGCCCGGGTCGGCCCCGGCGCGGGCGCTCACCACTCCCCTGATGGTCTCGCTGGCCCGCGCGGTCTACGGCGACACCTCCGGCGACCCCTCGGAGCTGCTGGACGTCAAGCGCTTCCCGACGGTGGCCTCGGTCGAGGAGCATCTGCTCGGGGCGTTCGTACCGGCCGCGTTCGCCGGTTCCGGGCCCGGTGCCGCCTCGGACGCGGAGCGCAGGCTCACCGTGCTGGCGCGGGCGTTGCAGCACCGCGACACCGGGCGGCTGGCCTGGTGGGAGCTGGAGTCGATGCTGCCGGCCGCGCTCCGGGTGTACACGCCGGGGCTGCTGGCGCTGGCGGTGCAGGCCCTGCTGGTGCTGCCGGTGATGGTGGCGCGGGTGGTGAGCGGGCTGGCCGGGACGGAGGACGTGGTCTCGGTGGGTGCCACGCTGTTCGGCCAGACCCTCGGGTTCGCCTTCGGCGCCGCCTGTCTGCTGCCGCGTGACGGGGGCCTGCCGGGCAGACGGTTCATCCTGCGGCAGACGCTGCTGACCGCGCTGGTGAGCGGGCTGCTGTGGGCGGCGTTCGCCTGCACCGACGACCTCCGGTTCGGCTTCCGGTACGGCACGCTGACCGACGGCTGGATGCCGGACCTGCTCGGCGGGTGTCTGTTCTCGCTGCTGTTCACCCTGTTCTTCGGCATCGCGGGCCTCCCCCGGCGCCCGGCGCCGCTGAGCCTGCCGTGGAGCGGTGCGGCGGGCCGGGCGGTCGCCCGGGTGCTGGGCGCGGCCCTGCTGCTGGGCGGCGCGGGTTCGGCGGGCTCGGTGCTGCTGGACTCCTCGCGCGACCCCTGGACCGCGCTGATCGGCACCACCTGCATGGCGGCGGGCACGGCGCTGCTGGTGAGCGGCACCCACCGGCAGGACGGCCCCCATCCGGGCCGCGCGGGCCGGGTCGGCCAGCGATTCGCGGCGGGCGCCGTACGCGGCACCGCGGCCGCCCTGCTGATCGGCATCACCGCCTGCACGACCGCCGGACTGGCCGCGGTCGGGGTGACCGTGCTGAAGTCGGCCGGCGTGGAGGACCTCGCGGGCCGGCGCATCGACGGCTGGCGGTTCGCGTCGCGGGACGGGGTCCGTACGGCGGTCACCACGCGCCCGGTGCGCGGCAGGATGCTGATCCCGGGCGAAGGCGCCCGCCCCATCGCCTACCCCGGCGACGCGGAGCCGCCCGACTGCACGATCCCGCTGCTGAAGGACCGTAGGTGCCGCCCCTTCATCTCCCGGCGGACGGCGTTCGAGTCGCGGGACGGGGTCGTGGTGGTGCGGCTGGCCCTCGCCGGGGGCGCGGCCGAGGCGTACCCGGCGAATCTGCGCTCGGTGCTGCCCGAGGAAGCCCGTGGCTGGCTCACCCAGGGCCCGGCCACCGGGCTGCTGGTCCGCTGTCTGCCGCCGTTCGTGGCGAGCGGGGTGCTGATCGGGCTGGTGGGCGGCTGCGTGTGCGGGGTGTACCGGGCGCTGAGCGTGCCGTCGGACATCATGCGGGCGACCGGCCCCGGTTCGTCGCTGCGTACGGACCGGACGGCGTCGTTCACCCGGGCCGGGGTGGTGGCTCTGCTGGTGGCGCTGGTGTGTGTGCCGGTGATGGTGCTGCCCGGCGACTGGGGCGGGCTGGCGCATGTCGGGACCCGGCTGTGGCTGCCGCTGGGGGCCGCGGCGCTGGCGCTGAGCGCGTGGGGGCGGTTCGCGGTGGCGCGGGTGTGGCTGGCGGCGACCGGACGGCTGCCGTGGCGGCTGATGGCGTTCCTGGAGGACGCCCACCGGCGGGGTGTGCTGCGCAGGTCGGGCGCGTGCTTCGAGTTCCGGCACCTGCGGCTCCAGTCCCATCTGGCGGGCGGCGGGGCGGAGGTGCGGGGACAGGGCGGTCCGGTGGACGGCGCCTGGGAGCAGGCTCCGCTGCGGGGTGTTCCGGGCCGGGGTTCGGGGCAGTGA
- a CDS encoding PAC2 family protein encodes MIELEGVPELIDPVMVAAFEGWNDAGDAASTAVAHLEREWKGEVFAALDAEDYYDFQVNRPTVFMEGGVRKITWPTTRLSVVRVGGDKPRDLVLVRGIEPSMRWRSFCNELLGFAHELGVELVVILGALLGDTPHTRPVPVSGVTSDGDLARRMNLEETKYEGPTGIVGVLQEACTHAGVPAVSLWAAVPHYVSQPPNPKATLALLNRLEDLLDLRLPQGELPEDARAWQTGVDQLAAEDSEVAEYVQTLEEARDTAELPEASGEAIAREFERYLRRRDVGGPGGHATADGSDGGPYRRDAPSGRTRPPKPPKPEAPGAAEGDEPEGSED; translated from the coding sequence GTGATCGAGCTGGAGGGTGTTCCCGAGCTGATCGACCCAGTCATGGTGGCCGCGTTCGAGGGCTGGAACGATGCCGGTGACGCCGCCTCCACGGCGGTCGCGCATCTGGAACGCGAGTGGAAGGGCGAGGTGTTCGCGGCGCTGGACGCCGAGGACTACTACGACTTCCAGGTGAACCGCCCCACGGTCTTCATGGAAGGCGGCGTACGCAAGATCACCTGGCCGACGACCCGGCTGTCGGTGGTCCGCGTCGGCGGGGACAAGCCCCGTGACCTGGTGCTGGTGCGCGGCATCGAGCCGTCGATGCGCTGGCGCTCGTTCTGCAACGAACTGCTGGGCTTCGCCCATGAGCTGGGCGTGGAGCTGGTGGTGATCCTGGGCGCGCTGCTCGGCGACACCCCGCACACGCGTCCGGTCCCGGTCAGCGGGGTCACCTCGGACGGTGACCTGGCGCGCCGGATGAACCTGGAGGAGACCAAGTACGAGGGCCCGACGGGCATCGTCGGGGTGCTCCAGGAGGCGTGCACGCACGCCGGGGTGCCCGCGGTGTCGCTGTGGGCCGCGGTGCCTCACTACGTCTCCCAGCCGCCCAACCCCAAGGCCACGCTGGCGCTGCTGAACCGGCTGGAGGACCTGCTGGACCTGCGGCTGCCGCAGGGCGAGCTGCCCGAGGACGCGCGTGCCTGGCAGACGGGCGTGGACCAGCTGGCGGCTGAGGACAGCGAGGTCGCGGAGTACGTGCAGACGCTGGAGGAGGCCCGCGACACCGCCGAACTGCCCGAGGCGTCCGGCGAGGCCATCGCGCGGGAGTTCGAGCGGTATCTGCGGCGCCGGGACGTCGGCGGGCCGGGCGGCCACGCCACGGCGGACGGCTCGGACGGCGGGCCGTACCGGCGGGACGCGCCGAGCGGCCGTACCCGCCCGCCCAAGCCCCCGAAGCCGGAGGCGCCGGGCGCGGCGGAGGGCGACGAGCCGGAGGGCTCGGAGGACTGA
- the mshC gene encoding cysteine--1-D-myo-inosityl 2-amino-2-deoxy-alpha-D-glucopyranoside ligase translates to MHAWPASEVPALPGQGRDLRIHDTATDGPVTLAPGPVARIYVCGITPYDATHMGHAATYNAFDLVQRVWLDTKRQVHYVQNVTDVDDPLLERATRDGVDWADLAVQETTLFREDMTALRMLPPQHYIGAVEAIPGIVPLVERLRELGAAYDLDGDVYFSVDADPHFGQVSRLDAAAMRVLSAERGGDPDRPGKKNPLDPMLWLAAREGEPSWDGGTLGRGRPGWHIECVAIALDHLGMTFDVQGGGSDLAFPHHEMGASHAQVLTGEFPMAKAYVHAGMVGLDGEKMSKSKGNLVFVSALRRDGVDPAAIRLALHSHHYRSDWEWTDQVLQDAVDRLGRWRAAVSRPDGPSADALVEEVREALANDLDAPAALAAVDRWAARQEAEGGTDIGAPGLVSRTVDALLGVAL, encoded by the coding sequence ATGCATGCCTGGCCCGCTTCCGAGGTCCCCGCCCTGCCTGGTCAGGGCCGCGACCTGAGGATTCACGACACCGCGACCGACGGTCCGGTCACCCTCGCCCCCGGTCCCGTCGCCCGGATCTACGTCTGCGGCATCACGCCGTACGACGCGACCCACATGGGTCACGCGGCGACCTACAACGCGTTCGACCTCGTCCAGCGCGTGTGGCTCGACACCAAGCGGCAGGTCCACTACGTCCAGAACGTCACCGACGTCGACGACCCGCTGCTGGAGCGCGCGACCCGCGACGGCGTCGACTGGGCCGACCTCGCGGTGCAGGAGACCACCCTGTTCCGCGAGGACATGACCGCCCTGCGGATGCTCCCGCCGCAGCACTACATAGGCGCCGTCGAGGCCATACCCGGCATCGTCCCGCTCGTGGAGCGCCTGCGGGAACTGGGCGCGGCCTACGACCTGGACGGGGACGTCTACTTCTCCGTCGACGCCGACCCGCACTTCGGCCAGGTCTCCCGCCTGGACGCCGCCGCCATGCGCGTGCTCTCCGCCGAACGCGGCGGCGACCCGGACCGGCCCGGCAAGAAGAACCCGCTCGACCCGATGCTGTGGCTCGCGGCCCGCGAGGGCGAGCCGAGCTGGGACGGCGGCACGCTCGGCCGGGGCCGCCCCGGCTGGCACATCGAGTGCGTCGCCATCGCCCTGGACCACCTGGGCATGACCTTCGACGTCCAGGGCGGCGGCTCCGACCTCGCCTTCCCGCACCACGAGATGGGCGCCTCCCACGCCCAGGTGCTCACCGGCGAGTTCCCCATGGCCAAGGCGTACGTACATGCCGGCATGGTCGGCCTCGACGGCGAGAAGATGTCCAAGTCGAAGGGCAACCTCGTCTTCGTCTCCGCGCTGCGCCGCGACGGCGTCGACCCGGCCGCCATCCGGCTCGCCCTGCACTCCCACCACTACCGCTCCGACTGGGAGTGGACCGACCAGGTGCTCCAGGACGCCGTGGACCGCCTCGGCCGCTGGCGCGCCGCCGTCTCCCGCCCGGACGGCCCGTCGGCCGACGCGCTGGTGGAGGAGGTCCGCGAGGCCCTGGCGAACGACCTCGACGCGCCCGCCGCGCTCGCGGCCGTGGACCGCTGGGCGGCCCGCCAGGAGGCCGAGGGCGGCACCGACATCGGCGCCCCCGGCCTGGTCAGCCGCACCGTGGACGCGCTGCTCGGCGTGGCCCTCTGA